In a single window of the Massilia oculi genome:
- a CDS encoding DUF2493 domain-containing protein: protein MKLLVCGGRDFKNVSRVRHVLHAIHAKRAVTLLIEGGAAGADRLAREWAVENGIPVQTFQADWKAHGKAAGPIRNGRMINEGKPDGVCAFPGGRGTANMVEQALEAGIKVMEVAA, encoded by the coding sequence ATGAAATTACTTGTCTGCGGAGGGCGCGACTTCAAAAACGTTAGCCGAGTTCGCCACGTGCTGCACGCAATTCATGCAAAGCGCGCGGTCACTCTGCTTATCGAGGGCGGCGCGGCGGGCGCGGATCGGCTGGCGCGTGAATGGGCGGTCGAGAACGGTATTCCGGTACAGACATTCCAAGCCGATTGGAAAGCGCATGGCAAGGCCGCCGGCCCGATCCGCAATGGCCGCATGATCAATGAGGGCAAGCCCGATGGGGTATGTGCGTTCCCCGGCGGCCGTGGCACCGCGAACATGGTCGAGCAGGCGCTAGAGGCCGGCATCAAAGTCATGGAGGTGGCCGCATGA
- a CDS encoding LexA family protein, translating into MRRIMGTPVFPVNRFSGFVPDDNTGMSIGTRVKQARKAAKLTQIELAKKSNLKQSSISDLEVGKSQGTTNLASLAAALGVSALWLETGKGPMSPEQPPTEQFDQNVSLIRLASRPIPVISSVQAGALRDMENPYEPGDGYAVEYTEDPKLSRWAFCLDVEGMSMAPRFQPGDRLFVDPDRSPGPGNFVVARNGSNQATFKKYRPRGIDANGNEIFELVPLNDDFPTLRSDQETLVVIGVVTEVKQKLV; encoded by the coding sequence ATGAGACGTATTATGGGAACTCCGGTATTCCCTGTCAACCGGTTTTCCGGTTTTGTTCCAGATGACAATACCGGTATGTCTATAGGAACTCGCGTTAAACAGGCCCGGAAAGCGGCCAAGCTGACTCAGATTGAGCTGGCGAAGAAGTCGAACCTCAAGCAGAGCAGCATTTCCGATCTTGAGGTGGGCAAGTCTCAGGGAACGACCAACCTCGCGTCGCTCGCTGCAGCTCTTGGCGTCAGCGCGCTCTGGCTTGAGACGGGTAAGGGCCCGATGTCGCCTGAGCAGCCGCCGACTGAACAATTTGATCAGAACGTGTCGTTGATCAGATTGGCGTCTAGGCCTATACCGGTTATCTCGTCGGTGCAGGCCGGTGCGCTGCGCGACATGGAGAACCCGTATGAGCCGGGTGATGGCTATGCAGTCGAGTACACGGAAGATCCGAAGTTGTCGCGTTGGGCTTTCTGTCTCGACGTGGAAGGGATGTCGATGGCGCCGCGCTTTCAGCCTGGCGACCGGCTTTTCGTGGATCCTGATCGATCACCTGGGCCCGGCAATTTTGTTGTGGCGCGCAACGGCAGCAATCAGGCGACGTTCAAGAAATATCGGCCGCGCGGGATCGATGCAAATGGCAATGAGATTTTTGAGCTTGTTCCGCTTAATGATGATTTCCCGACACTTCGAAGCGATCAAGAGACTTTGGTGGTTATTGGCGTGGTCACCGAAGTAAAGCAAAAGCTGGTCTAG
- a CDS encoding helix-turn-helix domain-containing protein yields MDISFTIKSLRQAGLTQTQIGNAIGLRQTSISDMESGKAGTKRPSFQVIDGLARLAKKHKVATEPPAPQPQ; encoded by the coding sequence ATGGACATCTCTTTCACGATCAAAAGCCTGCGCCAGGCCGGGCTCACCCAAACGCAGATCGGTAACGCGATTGGGCTGAGGCAAACCTCAATCAGCGACATGGAGTCCGGCAAGGCCGGCACGAAGCGTCCCTCATTCCAAGTGATCGACGGCTTGGCGCGACTGGCGAAGAAGCACAAGGTCGCGACCGAGCCGCCAGCACCCCAGCCGCAATAA
- a CDS encoding DUF5309 domain-containing protein, producing MAAPTNTYVSTAAVGNREDLTDIIDMITPSETPFYSMIGKSSASGTLHEWQTQALRAAKQNAQAEGDDTTATAVTPQVRLGNYTQILKEAASVSGTQESVDKAGKKSEMAKQMALKSAEMKLDLEFALTRNSVTANGPRQMRGLVGWMVGANVSSGAGYVAPNYVTNVAQTDGTARAFTESLLKDTLQKTYIAGGRPNVIMMGATQKQTFSTFTGNATRQKDADNKLNASIDVYVSDFGTLKAVVNIQQRARDVFVLQSDKWAFATLRPWQKSPLAKTGDSERNQILLEGTLEAINPAANGAVLDVL from the coding sequence ATGGCCGCACCAACCAATACCTACGTTTCGACCGCCGCAGTCGGCAACCGCGAAGACCTGACCGACATCATCGACATGATCACCCCGAGTGAGACGCCGTTCTACTCGATGATCGGCAAGTCCTCGGCCTCGGGCACGCTGCACGAATGGCAAACCCAGGCCCTGCGCGCTGCCAAGCAGAACGCGCAAGCCGAAGGCGACGATACCACCGCCACCGCAGTGACCCCACAAGTCCGCCTGGGCAACTACACCCAGATCCTGAAAGAAGCTGCGAGCGTTTCGGGCACCCAGGAAAGCGTCGACAAAGCCGGTAAGAAGTCGGAAATGGCCAAGCAGATGGCCCTGAAATCGGCCGAGATGAAGCTGGATCTGGAGTTCGCCCTGACCCGCAACAGCGTGACCGCCAACGGCCCGCGCCAAATGCGTGGCCTGGTCGGCTGGATGGTCGGCGCGAACGTGAGCTCGGGCGCCGGCTACGTTGCCCCGAACTACGTAACCAATGTGGCGCAGACTGACGGTACCGCCCGCGCGTTCACCGAGTCGCTGCTGAAGGACACGCTGCAGAAGACCTACATCGCCGGCGGGCGCCCGAACGTCATCATGATGGGCGCCACCCAGAAGCAGACCTTCTCGACCTTCACCGGCAACGCGACCCGCCAGAAGGACGCCGACAACAAGCTGAACGCTTCGATCGATGTCTATGTGTCGGACTTCGGCACCCTGAAGGCGGTCGTGAACATCCAGCAGCGCGCTCGCGACGTGTTCGTCCTGCAGTCGGACAAATGGGCCTTCGCCACCCTCCGCCCATGGCAGAAATCGCCGCTGGCCAAGACCGGCGACAGCGAGCGCAACCAAATCCTGCTGGAAGGCACGCTGGAAGCGATCAACCCGGCCGCCAACGGCGCCGTGCTCGACGTGCTGTAA
- a CDS encoding phage adaptor protein, protein MAARDYTWLLDAVVSWSHRKDLTPRIPDFVMLAEERMSADLEARGIESSMSITTVAGQSMLPLPTEVIEIRSIGVPGAKPLGHLTADSFNARYDDATTGRPACYATIGDFLYLGPSPDGVYQLNLSARMTLPPLADAEDGSNWLIARNPSLYLAATMAELMIWVRDQEGLATWEGKYQAALGAANSTKGTAGDLVVRNDTSTP, encoded by the coding sequence ATGGCCGCTCGCGATTACACCTGGCTTCTCGATGCCGTGGTCAGCTGGTCGCACCGCAAGGACTTGACGCCGCGCATTCCCGATTTCGTGATGCTGGCCGAGGAGCGCATGAGCGCCGACCTGGAAGCCCGCGGCATCGAGTCGAGCATGAGCATCACGACCGTGGCGGGCCAGAGCATGCTGCCGCTGCCCACTGAGGTGATCGAGATCCGCTCGATCGGTGTCCCGGGTGCGAAGCCGCTGGGACACCTGACGGCCGACTCGTTCAATGCGCGCTACGACGACGCCACGACCGGCCGCCCGGCCTGCTACGCGACGATCGGCGATTTCCTGTATCTCGGCCCCTCCCCCGACGGTGTCTACCAGCTCAACCTGTCGGCGCGCATGACGCTGCCGCCGCTGGCCGATGCGGAAGACGGCAGCAACTGGCTCATCGCCCGCAACCCGTCGCTCTACCTCGCTGCGACGATGGCCGAGCTGATGATCTGGGTGCGCGACCAGGAAGGCCTGGCGACGTGGGAAGGCAAGTACCAGGCCGCGCTCGGCGCCGCCAACTCGACAAAAGGCACGGCCGGCGATCTGGTCGTGCGAAACGACACCTCTACACCATAG
- a CDS encoding PBSX family phage terminase large subunit produces METAKFPEKLAFLFEPAPYKTAHGGRGSGKSWGFARALLILGAERPLRILCAREVQKSIEDSVHTLLKDQIAELGLSDFYEVLAYEIRGKNGTTFAYSGLAQHTVTTIKSFEGVDICWVEEAQAVSKKSWDVLRPTIRKPGSEIWITFNPELETDVTYQMFVATPPTGAMVVQMNFNDNPWFTDKLEQERLDCLQNQPKDYDNIWGGVCKPAVAGAIYYDEMTKVEADRRICNIPYDPMLKVHVVFDLGWNDAMAISLVQKHSSELRIIEYIEDNRRTLDSYSADLKLKGYNWGNVYLPHDGEHKNIQTGKSAKEIMEALGWSVRITPNMSVEDGIRVTRMAFGRMYFDKDRTARLVQCAKRYRRSINKQTNEPGAPLHDEWSHGADNLRYVAINADDMRNEEWGGSLNYRSLGST; encoded by the coding sequence ATGGAAACAGCTAAGTTCCCCGAAAAACTCGCCTTCCTGTTCGAGCCAGCGCCCTACAAGACAGCGCACGGTGGGCGCGGCTCCGGCAAGAGTTGGGGCTTTGCCCGAGCGCTGCTGATCCTGGGTGCCGAGCGGCCTCTCCGCATCCTGTGCGCGCGTGAGGTGCAAAAGTCGATCGAGGATTCGGTGCACACGCTGCTGAAGGACCAGATCGCCGAGCTTGGCCTGTCCGACTTCTACGAGGTGCTGGCCTACGAGATCAGAGGCAAGAACGGCACGACGTTTGCCTATTCCGGCCTGGCACAGCACACCGTCACCACGATCAAGTCGTTCGAGGGCGTCGACATCTGCTGGGTAGAGGAAGCCCAGGCGGTCAGCAAGAAGTCGTGGGATGTCCTGCGACCGACCATCCGCAAGCCGGGCTCGGAAATCTGGATCACATTCAACCCAGAGTTGGAAACGGACGTGACCTACCAGATGTTCGTCGCTACCCCTCCGACCGGCGCGATGGTTGTGCAGATGAACTTCAATGACAACCCGTGGTTCACCGACAAGCTGGAGCAAGAGCGCCTCGACTGTTTGCAAAATCAGCCTAAGGACTACGACAACATTTGGGGTGGCGTGTGCAAGCCCGCGGTGGCCGGCGCGATCTACTACGACGAGATGACGAAGGTCGAGGCCGACAGGCGCATCTGCAACATCCCCTACGATCCGATGCTCAAGGTCCACGTCGTGTTCGATCTTGGTTGGAACGACGCCATGGCTATCAGCCTGGTGCAGAAGCACTCGTCGGAGCTGCGCATCATCGAGTACATCGAGGATAACCGGCGCACGCTCGACAGCTATTCGGCCGACCTGAAGCTCAAGGGATACAACTGGGGCAACGTCTACCTGCCCCACGACGGCGAGCACAAGAACATCCAGACCGGCAAGAGTGCAAAGGAAATCATGGAGGCGCTGGGCTGGTCGGTACGCATCACGCCGAACATGAGCGTGGAGGATGGCATCCGTGTCACCCGCATGGCTTTCGGCCGCATGTACTTCGACAAGGACCGCACTGCGCGGTTGGTGCAGTGCGCCAAACGCTACCGCCGCTCGATCAACAAGCAGACCAACGAGCCAGGCGCGCCGCTTCACGATGAGTGGAGCCACGGCGCCGACAACCTCCGCTACGTGGCGATCAATGCCGACGACATGCGCAACGAGGAATGGGGCGGATCACTCAACTACAGATCACTCGGAAGCACCTGA
- a CDS encoding terminase small subunit: MSLTDKQQRFVAEYLIDLNATQAAIRAGYSAKTANEQGSRLLANVSVAAAIQAAMNQRTERTQVDADYVLRTIVDTIERCKQAEPVRDRDGEATGEYKFDASAVLKGAELLGKHLKMFTDKTELTGANGTGLFTGIKVEFVKPNGNS; this comes from the coding sequence ATGAGTCTCACCGACAAGCAGCAGCGCTTCGTCGCTGAATACCTCATTGACCTCAATGCAACACAGGCAGCGATCCGCGCCGGGTACAGCGCGAAAACCGCCAATGAGCAAGGTAGCCGCCTGTTAGCAAATGTTAGTGTCGCCGCCGCCATCCAGGCCGCCATGAATCAGCGCACCGAGCGCACTCAGGTGGACGCTGATTACGTCCTGCGCACGATCGTGGACACCATCGAGCGGTGCAAGCAGGCCGAGCCCGTCCGCGATCGTGATGGTGAAGCGACCGGCGAATACAAGTTCGATGCAAGCGCCGTCCTCAAGGGGGCCGAGCTGCTCGGCAAGCACCTGAAGATGTTCACCGATAAAACGGAGTTGACCGGCGCGAATGGCACCGGCCTGTTCACCGGCATCAAGGTCGAGTTCGTGAAACCCAATGGAAACAGCTAA
- a CDS encoding MarR family winged helix-turn-helix transcriptional regulator translates to MNIPKFLPPTVQERVEEHIKKRPGIMTRELVDELEITAGSATMAVNRLQVQGKIHRINLLNERRAKWGAGPAPDFDPDNPTPGIGQPKQRTVKDWERKPVPRDPLLWALYGAQP, encoded by the coding sequence ATGAACATCCCGAAATTCCTCCCTCCAACCGTCCAAGAGCGCGTCGAGGAACACATCAAGAAGCGGCCGGGCATCATGACCCGCGAGCTGGTCGATGAGCTGGAAATCACCGCCGGCTCGGCCACCATGGCAGTCAACCGGCTCCAGGTCCAAGGAAAAATCCACCGCATCAACCTGCTCAACGAGCGCCGCGCGAAATGGGGAGCGGGGCCGGCGCCGGACTTCGATCCGGATAATCCGACGCCCGGCATCGGCCAACCGAAGCAGCGCACCGTGAAGGACTGGGAGCGCAAGCCGGTGCCGCGCGATCCATTGCTGTGGGCACTGTACGGAGCGCAGCCATGA
- a CDS encoding phage protein NinX family protein, producing the protein MRVADLEGPALDLWAGNALDVRVSIVETTIGATYCADLSRRESYGPAKFQPSRDWALAGPIIEQRCISIEARAAHIWIARAHRIETLMRPAQDLEHMGPTPLIAAMRVLVAWRFGDEVPASA; encoded by the coding sequence ATGAGGGTGGCCGATCTGGAGGGGCCCGCGCTCGATCTGTGGGCGGGCAACGCGCTTGATGTGCGTGTGTCCATTGTCGAGACTACAATCGGCGCAACCTACTGCGCAGACCTGAGCAGGCGAGAGAGCTACGGACCCGCCAAGTTCCAGCCGTCGAGAGATTGGGCGCTTGCTGGTCCGATCATCGAGCAGCGGTGCATTTCGATTGAGGCGCGCGCCGCTCACATCTGGATTGCGCGAGCACATCGTATCGAGACCCTAATGCGGCCCGCGCAGGACTTAGAGCACATGGGACCAACCCCGCTGATAGCAGCAATGCGTGTACTCGTTGCGTGGCGGTTTGGCGACGAGGTGCCTGCTTCTGCCTAG
- a CDS encoding portal protein, with protein sequence MAKMTDDQLRALTDAEMQDASAESGYGGLLAAARAKAEYYFQGLPKGDLAPPEVEGRSSVVDTTVANTILGMHGPLMKIFCGTDNVVEFTETQPDDEKKAKQATEYLNYLLRKKNPGYMIIYTWIMDALKSKVGFIKVWWDDAPVETTEEYRGQTDVQLAILLDDEEIEVTGQRAYEDEAAAKQKASALEQAGQQLQQMAAQVQQQSAQNPQAAQQGMQQLQQAQQQFAAMQQQPVPMLYDITVKRTREGGRLCIENIPPDEMFVSRSCKDIDDNTFKGHRVRRTVAYLKERGYDTEGMSFDDPAETPEARERDLLGLQSQLIAPAESEDKDSRLVWLEECYVYADLDGDGAALFKVMRAGGKILDREKVDANPFVDLASIPLPHQFFGWSMADLAMPHQKIKTSLKRSVLDNLYLQVNGRYWAVPEQVNIDDLLNSRPGGVVRVKNPQGVGRLDQGVGDIASAMGMMEAAERDAEEATGYTRQSQGGGMQVAQTATQSNIVTNRADERLELVARTMAETGFARLFKKMLRLVSQYQNKAEQVKLSGGWADVDPREWTNQFDMSPGVGLGTGNKDQLVQHLMALKQSQVTALQIGYATPANLFAADKKLTEALGFRDADRFFTDPAQMPQKEPQQDPAVVKAQLDAQARKEQLEFEREKAQMLAQIERETAERKAQAQKEVDLNRQQLEAQQQEQRIFLEAEQTERDAQRRHAEQMDRIALEREKLALRRHEIDAGLDAKIVAAQISARAQSESLAAAETQSNEDMAANGNA encoded by the coding sequence ATGGCAAAAATGACAGACGACCAGCTGCGCGCGCTCACCGACGCAGAAATGCAGGACGCCAGCGCGGAATCCGGCTACGGCGGCCTGCTGGCGGCAGCGCGCGCCAAGGCTGAATACTATTTCCAGGGCCTCCCGAAAGGTGACCTGGCGCCGCCAGAGGTTGAGGGCCGCTCGTCGGTAGTCGACACCACGGTTGCCAATACCATCCTGGGCATGCACGGCCCGCTGATGAAGATATTCTGCGGCACCGACAACGTGGTCGAGTTCACCGAAACCCAGCCGGATGACGAGAAGAAGGCCAAGCAGGCGACGGAGTACCTGAACTACCTGCTGCGCAAGAAGAACCCAGGCTACATGATCATCTACACCTGGATCATGGACGCGCTCAAGTCCAAGGTCGGGTTCATCAAGGTCTGGTGGGACGATGCGCCGGTCGAAACGACCGAGGAATACCGCGGCCAGACCGATGTGCAACTGGCGATCCTGCTGGACGACGAGGAAATCGAGGTAACCGGGCAGCGCGCATACGAGGACGAGGCGGCCGCCAAGCAGAAAGCCAGCGCACTCGAACAGGCAGGACAGCAGTTGCAGCAGATGGCTGCGCAAGTGCAGCAGCAATCCGCGCAGAATCCCCAGGCTGCGCAACAGGGCATGCAGCAGCTACAGCAGGCGCAGCAGCAGTTCGCCGCCATGCAGCAGCAGCCGGTCCCGATGCTCTACGACATCACCGTCAAGCGCACGCGCGAAGGTGGCCGCCTGTGCATCGAGAATATTCCGCCCGACGAGATGTTCGTGTCGCGCAGCTGCAAGGACATCGACGACAACACGTTCAAGGGTCATCGCGTGCGCCGCACTGTGGCGTACCTGAAGGAGCGGGGATACGACACCGAGGGCATGAGCTTCGACGACCCGGCCGAGACGCCAGAGGCACGCGAGCGCGATCTCCTCGGGCTGCAAAGCCAGTTGATCGCCCCGGCTGAGTCCGAAGACAAGGATTCGCGCCTTGTCTGGCTGGAGGAATGCTACGTCTATGCCGACCTGGATGGCGATGGCGCCGCACTGTTTAAGGTGATGCGCGCCGGCGGCAAGATCCTCGATCGCGAGAAGGTGGACGCGAATCCGTTCGTTGACCTGGCATCGATCCCTCTGCCGCACCAGTTCTTCGGCTGGTCGATGGCTGATCTGGCCATGCCACACCAGAAGATCAAGACGAGCCTGAAGCGCTCGGTGCTGGACAACCTGTACCTGCAAGTGAACGGCCGCTATTGGGCGGTTCCGGAACAGGTGAACATCGACGACCTGCTCAACAGCCGTCCAGGCGGTGTGGTGCGTGTGAAGAACCCACAAGGCGTCGGCCGCCTCGACCAGGGCGTGGGCGACATCGCCAGCGCGATGGGCATGATGGAAGCGGCCGAGCGCGATGCAGAGGAAGCCACCGGCTACACCCGGCAGAGCCAGGGCGGCGGCATGCAGGTTGCGCAGACCGCTACGCAGTCGAACATCGTCACCAACCGGGCAGATGAGCGCCTGGAGCTGGTGGCGCGCACCATGGCTGAAACTGGCTTCGCACGGCTGTTCAAGAAGATGCTGCGGCTCGTGTCGCAGTACCAGAACAAGGCCGAGCAGGTGAAGCTGTCCGGCGGCTGGGCCGACGTCGACCCGCGCGAATGGACGAACCAGTTCGACATGTCGCCGGGCGTAGGCCTGGGCACCGGCAACAAGGATCAGCTGGTCCAGCACCTCATGGCTCTGAAGCAGTCGCAGGTCACCGCGCTGCAGATCGGCTACGCCACGCCGGCCAACCTGTTCGCCGCGGACAAAAAGCTGACCGAGGCCCTGGGCTTCCGCGATGCTGACCGTTTCTTCACCGACCCGGCGCAGATGCCGCAGAAGGAACCTCAGCAGGATCCGGCCGTAGTGAAGGCGCAGCTCGACGCGCAGGCCCGCAAGGAGCAGCTCGAGTTCGAGCGCGAGAAGGCGCAGATGCTGGCGCAGATCGAACGCGAGACGGCGGAGCGCAAAGCGCAGGCGCAGAAGGAAGTTGATCTGAATCGGCAGCAGCTCGAGGCGCAGCAGCAGGAGCAGCGCATCTTCCTGGAGGCAGAGCAGACCGAGCGCGACGCACAGCGCCGTCATGCCGAACAGATGGACAGGATAGCACTCGAGCGCGAAAAGCTGGCCCTGCGGCGCCACGAAATCGACGCTGGCCTGGATGCAAAGATCGTAGCAGCACAGATCTCCGCGCGCGCACAGAGCGAATCTCTGGCTGCCGCCGAAACCCAATCGAACGAGGACATGGCAGCCAATGGAAACGCTTGA
- a CDS encoding tyrosine-type recombinase/integrase, with protein sequence MGAGPERLRPLPAILDALFRKAKKAAGIEGLTFHDTRHEAITRLAQKLDVLDLARMVGHTNINQLRTYYNPTAEDIASRL encoded by the coding sequence ATGGGCGCTGGTCCCGAACGGCTTCGACCTCTCCCCGCCATCCTCGACGCCCTATTCCGCAAGGCCAAGAAGGCGGCCGGGATCGAGGGGCTCACCTTCCACGATACCCGCCACGAGGCCATCACCCGTCTTGCTCAGAAGCTCGACGTGCTCGACCTGGCGCGCATGGTCGGGCACACGAACATCAACCAGTTGCGCACCTATTACAATCCCACCGCCGAGGATATCGCCTCACGTCTGTAG
- a CDS encoding DUF1367 family protein, with protein sequence MKEIVLTKAAGGVLVPTDPQAAEYIAKLKTGAAVRATVKQQRNPRFHRKFFALLNLAFDAWEPAANTYKGQVVGKNFDQFRNDIVCLAGFYEMAVNLRGETRLTAKSISFANMGQAEFDDLYNATVNVILKHILTTYDRDTLDAVMDQLLGFF encoded by the coding sequence ATGAAAGAGATCGTGCTGACCAAGGCCGCCGGCGGCGTGCTGGTGCCGACCGACCCGCAGGCGGCCGAGTACATCGCCAAGCTCAAGACCGGCGCCGCCGTGCGCGCCACGGTGAAGCAGCAGCGCAACCCACGCTTCCACCGAAAATTCTTCGCGCTCCTGAATCTGGCATTCGACGCCTGGGAGCCGGCCGCGAACACGTACAAGGGCCAGGTCGTCGGAAAGAACTTCGACCAGTTCCGCAACGACATCGTGTGCCTGGCCGGTTTTTACGAGATGGCCGTAAATCTCCGCGGCGAGACCCGGCTGACCGCGAAGTCGATCAGCTTCGCCAACATGGGCCAGGCCGAGTTCGATGACCTGTACAACGCGACCGTGAACGTGATCCTGAAGCACATCCTGACCACCTACGACCGCGACACCCTGGACGCTGTGATGGACCAGCTGCTGGGCTTCTTCTAA
- a CDS encoding recombination protein NinG encodes MIRTSPIARTGTLKRKAPLPRAAAPVVGKPRTKKCGNRACRAPYEVDAKRPWKNWCSDDCAVVIAVTKLDAQKAKQKRQERAQDKAKLGGMKTYPQLIADCQRAFNAVVRLRDMLAGHRCISSGRTLDWTGNAVDAGHYRSTGSAPHLRFNFDNCHAQSKHDNQYKAGNAVDYRIGLIDRIGLTRVEALEANNTPAKWTHDDLRRMTKEYRAMLRDMKKETA; translated from the coding sequence ATGATCCGCACCTCTCCCATCGCCCGCACTGGCACCCTCAAGCGCAAGGCTCCGCTGCCGCGCGCTGCGGCGCCGGTGGTGGGCAAGCCGCGCACGAAGAAGTGCGGCAACCGCGCCTGCCGCGCGCCGTACGAGGTCGACGCCAAGCGCCCGTGGAAAAACTGGTGCAGCGACGACTGCGCTGTGGTCATCGCGGTGACGAAGCTCGACGCGCAGAAGGCCAAGCAGAAGCGCCAGGAGCGCGCGCAGGACAAGGCGAAGCTCGGCGGCATGAAGACGTACCCCCAGCTCATCGCGGACTGCCAGCGGGCGTTCAACGCGGTCGTGCGGCTCCGGGACATGCTGGCCGGCCACCGATGCATCTCGAGCGGCCGCACGCTGGACTGGACCGGCAACGCCGTTGATGCCGGCCACTATCGTTCGACCGGCTCGGCGCCGCACCTGCGCTTCAACTTCGACAACTGCCACGCGCAGTCCAAGCACGACAACCAGTACAAGGCCGGCAACGCCGTCGACTACCGCATCGGCCTGATCGATCGCATCGGCCTGACGCGCGTCGAGGCGCTGGAGGCCAACAACACTCCGGCGAAGTGGACGCATGACGACCTGCGCCGGATGACCAAAGAGTACCGCGCAATGCTGCGGGATATGAAAAAGGAGACAGCGTGA